The genomic region CGCCTGCGGCAGCTCTCGGGCGGGGCGAGCGACGAGGCGGCCCGGGAGTGGGTCGAGCGCAGCGACCGCCCCAACGGCGAGCTCGTCAAGCGGTTCCGGGACAACTGCACCCGCGTGGTGCACCCGGCGGTCCTGGGCCCGGGAGCCCTGGGCCCGAGCTGACCAGGGCGGCCACCGGTCCGCCTCCCCGGGCTCCCTCCGCCCGCCACCGATCCCCGGCTCCCTCCCTCTCCCGCACCGCACACCCCTACCCCTTGCCTTCGCCGCCGTGTGCCCCTAGTTTGGTCATATGACCAAGGCGAATGACCAAGACCAGACGGCCGCCACCTCCGCCGAGCGGGGGCGCTCCAGCCGCGCCAAGCTGCTGGCCGCGGCCGTCGAACTGATCCCCGAGGTGGGGTGGAACGCGGTCACCACCCGGCTGGTCGCGTCCCGCGCGCAGGTGCGCCCCGGACTCGTCCACTACCACTTCGACTCACTGCCCGCCCTGCTGCGCGCCGCCGTGGCGACCGTCCTGGAGGACGTGCTCTCCGACCCGCTCGCGGCCATGACCGCGATATCCGACCCGGCGGAGGGGGTGGTGGCCGCGCTGCGGGAGATGGATGAGTTCCAGGGCGACGACCCAGCGTCCGTCCTGGTCACCGAGGCCTACCTGGCCGCGACCCGCGACCCCGAGCTGCACGCGGTCATGGCCCGGATCGTCATCGAGACCCGGGACTCGATCGCCGCGTGGCTGCGGGAGCACGGGACCGGGCAGCCGGAGGCCGCCGCCGAACTGGTGTGCGCGTTCTTCGACGGCGTGGTCCTGCACCGGGCGCTGGGCCCGGTCCCGCCCGCCGAGGCCTACCTCGAACCCCTGCGCCGCCTGCTCGCGGCGCCCGCACCCGAAGGAGACACCAGGTGAGAGCGATCATCATCGGCGGCGCCATCGCCGGTCTGTCCACAGCGTGGTGGCTGCGCCGCGAGGGCTGGGAGACCACGGTCGTCGAACGGGGTCCGGCCCCCTCCCCCGCGACCGGACTCGCCGCCCTGGACACGCCGAAGGCCGCCGACGGCACCCTGGACCGCGGCTACGTCATCGACTACTTCGGACCCGGCTACGACACCCTGGAGCGGATGGGCCTGCGCGAGCGGGTCCACGAGTACGGGCTCGGCCTGAACGCGCTGCGCTACCGCAGGGCCGACGGCCGCCACTCCGCACGCATCGACTCGTCGGTGCCCGCGCGGGTGACCGGCGGACGCTACCTGACCCTGCTGCGCGGCGACCTGGAGGGCGTGCTGCGCGAGGCGCTGGGGCCGGAGGCCGACGTGCGGTACGGGACCGGGATCGAGGAGGTGCACCAGGACGACGAGGGCGTCACGGCGGTGCTGACCGACGGTGCGACCGAGCGCGCCGACGTGCTCGTGGGGGCCGACGGGATCCACTCGCGCACGCGCGGGCTCGTGTTCGGGCCGGAGTCGCGCTACCGCCGCTACCTGGGGGCGCACGCGGCGGCCTACGTGTTCACCGACCCGGAGCTGATGGCGGTGCTCGCGAACGAGTTCCAGGCGGTCGAGGCCCCCGGCGTCCAGGCGGGGATGTACCGCCTGTCCGACACGGCCGGGGCCGCATTCCTGTGCCACCTGTCGCCGGACGGCTCGCTGCCGCAGGACCCGCAGGCACGGCTGCGCGAGGTCCACGGGGACCTGGGCTGGCTGGTGCCCCGGCTGCTGGCGGCCTGCCCGCCCCGGCCGTACTACGACGAGGTGGAGCAGATCCTCATGCCGGGCTGGTCCGACGGGCGCGTGGTCCTGGTCGGCGACGCGTGCCAGGCGGTCTCGCTGATGGCGGGGCAGGGGGCGAGCATGGCGGTGGCCGCCGCCGAGGTCCTGGGCCGGGAGCTGGGCCGCGTGGCCGGCGCGGGCACCGGCTCGGGCGCGGGCGCGGGCGCGGCCGAGGAGATCGCGGCCGCGCTGCGGCGCTACGAGGGCCGGGTCAAGCCGGTCATCGACGCCAAGCAGCGGGCGGGACGCAGTCTGGCGCGGTGGTTCGTCCCCGCCACGCCCGCCCGCCTGTTCGTCCGCCGTCAGGCCCTGCGACTGTCGTCGACACCGCTGGCCGAGCGCGTCATGCGGCCCTTCCTGGCGTCGCCTCGGGACACCCCGCTGGAAGCTCCCGTGGACGTCGCCCGCCCCTGACCCGCGTCGGCCGGCGCGCCCTTCCGGCGCAGGTACCGCCGGGCCACGCCCCGGACCAGGCGCAGGTTCACCGCGGCCTGCCCGCCGGTGCGCGCGTTGTCATAGGCCCCGGCCACGATGTACTCCTTGACGAGCGCGGCCGTGCGTCCGGTGAGCAGGAACGCGCGCGGACTGTCGTCGGCGCGCACGAACTGGACGAGACCGTCACGGCGGCCCAGGCTCACACACTGGAGCAGGTAGCCGAACGGCGCGGTGTCGGGTGTGCGCCCGGTGAGTGCGCCGAGGACGGTCCCGGCGGCGTTCCAGCCCATCGGCAGGCCCATCGCGCAGGACATGCGCAGGGGCTCTCCCGCGGCGCCCCGGGTGTGCGCGGCGTCGCCCACGACGAGCACGTCGGGGTGCGAGAGCGAGCGCTGGGAGCCGTCGACCACCGCGCGGCCGTCGTCGTCGACGGCCAGTCCGATCGCGGCGGCCACGCCGGAGGCGCCGAACCCGGCGTTCCACACCACGAGGTCGGCCGGAACGCGCCCGCCGTCGGCCAGGACCAGGCCCCGGGCGTCGACCTCCTCCACGCGCGCGTGTTCGCGCAGGACCACGCCGAGCCGGTGCAGCACGCGGCGCGCGTGGGCCCGCCCGCGCGCGCCCACGCTCGGGACGACCTCGCCGCCGGTGACGAGTTCGACGGCGATGCCGGGGTGGGACTCGGCGATCTCGGTGGCGGCCTCGATGCCGGTGAGCCCGCCGCCGACCACCACCACGCGCTCGGGCCGGTCGGTGGCGATCCGGTCGGCGACGGCGCGCGCGCCGTCCAGGTCGGCGATGGCCAGGGCGTGGTCGTCGGCGCCGGGGACGCCTCCGGCGCGGGCCGAGCTGCCCAGCGCGAGGACGAGCGAGTCGTAGCCGAGCGTGCGCGGCCCCCGGTCGCCGCGCACGGTGACCGAGCGGGCGTCGGGGTCCACGTCCTCGACCTGGGCGACGACCAGATCGATGCCGGTGCCCTCCAGGGCCTCGGCCAGGGAGTGCACGCCGACGTCCTGGCCCGCGGCGACCTGGTGCAGACGGACGCGTTCGACGAAGTACGGGGTGGCGTTGACGAGCGTGACGGTGACGTCGGCGCGCTCGCTCCGGGCGATGTCGTGGGCGCGGCGGGCGGCCGCGAGTCCGGAGTAGCCGGCCCCGAGGACGAGCAGTCGGTGGGTCATGGAAATCCTGGTCCCTTCCGCGTGGCGGCGGCCTTCATGGACGCCTTCGCAACGGAGGACGAGGCAGGCAGGGCGGTCCGTGACACGGCACTCGCGTGAGGCGTCCCACACTGCCTCGGCGGGAACCGGAGCCGCGACCCCCGTGGCATCGGGACCGCCGTGCCCGCGGGCCGATCGGGCGGAAGGTCCCGACCACCCCAGGTGTCCATTTTCTGAGACAGACGTCCCACATAGTGTGAAACAGGGCTAGGATCCAGCGGAACGACCAAGTCTGAGCTGGGAAGAAGAACGCCTATGACCGCGGAGGACGTCGCCTCGGCCACGCCGGAGCCCGATCGGCCACACGCCGACCCGGCGCAGCCGCCGACCAATCCCAAACGCAAGGTCCTCACGGCGAGCCTCGTGGGCACGTCCATCGAGTTCTACGACTTCTACATCTACGCGACCGCCGCGGTCCTGGTCTTCCCGCTCCTGTTCTTTCCCGAGGGCGACGCGATGGCCGCGCGGCTGCAGTCGCTGGCCACGTTCGCGATCGCGTTCGTCGCCCGGCCGGTCGGATCGTGGGTCTTCGGCCACTTCGGCGACCGCGTCGGCCGCAAGGCGACCCTGGTGGCGTCGCTGCTGACGATGGGTATCGCGACCGTGGGCATCGGCCTGCTGCCCACCTACGCCCAGGTGGGCGTGGCGGCCCCCGTGCTGCTGGCGGTGTGCCGGTTCGGCCAGGGGCTGGGACTGGGCGGTGAGTGGGGCGGTGCCGCTCTGCTGGCCACGGAGAACGCCCCGCGCGCCAAGCGCGCGTTCTACGGCACGTTCCCGCAGCTGGGAGCGCCGATCGGGTTCTTCCTCGCCAACGGCGTGTTCCTGACCATCACCCAGACGATGAGCGACGAGACCTTCCTGGCGTGGGGCTGGCGGGTGCCGTTCCTGCTCTCGACGCTCCTCATCGCGATCGGGCTGTGGGTGCGCCTGACACTGCACGAGACCCCGGCCTTCGCCAAGGTGATCGCCTCGGGCGAGCGGGTCAAGGCGCCGATGGTGGAGGTCTTCCGCACCAGCGGGGTCGCGGTCGTGCTGGGCACGCTGATCATGGTCGCCACATACGTGCTGTTCTACCTGATGACCGTGTTCTCGCTGGGCTTCGGCACCGACGCCGAGAACGGGCTGGGCTACGACCGGTCCCAGTTCCTGGTGTTCCTGCTCATCGGCGTGCTGTTCTTCGCGCTGTTCACGCCGATCTCCGGCCTGATCGCCGACCGGTTCGGCCGGCGCCCCACGCTCATCACGGTGACCGTCGCCATCATCGTGTTCGGCTTCGCCATGGGCCCGCTGATGGGCAGCGGGAGCACGGTCGGCGTGCTGGCCTTCCTCATCATCGGGCTGTCGCTGATGGGACTGACCTTCGGTCCGATGGCCGCCCAGCTGCCGGAGCTGTTCCCGACCAACGTCCGCTACACGGGTGCGTCGGTGTCGTACAACGTCGCGGGCCTGCTGGGGGCGTCGTTCGCCCCCTACATCGCGACGTGGCTGGCGGGCCGGTTCGGCCTGAACTGGGTCGGCGGGTACCTGGTGCTGGTCGGCGTGATCACACTGGTCGCGCTGCTGCTCAGCCGTGAGACCAAGGATGACTCCCTGGACGCGATCCCCTCGCGAGCCGCATCATAGGAGAGACACCCCCTGCGGGAGGGCCCCGTCGGACGTGTTCCGGCGGGGCCCTCCCGATGCGAGGGCGGTGTCCGGGTCAGCGCGCGGCCGTGGCCACCAGCGCGGCCCATTCGACGGGTGAGAAGGACAGGTGACCGGCGTTCCGGTTCTGCGTGTCGCGCACATCGGCACCAGCCGTGTGCTCACGCACTTCCACGCAATGTCCACCGGTGTCCGACCAACTGGACTTGTGCCAGCCACTCACAGTAGATCCTCCAGTACTTTCCGGGACTGACCTTCGGGGAGGGAGGCACCCAAGGCGCGTTTGACCAGTTCGGACAGCCGCTCGAAGTCCTCTGAATCCTCGATGATCACGTTACCGCTGACGTGATCGCTCGAAGCCGCCCGCCCTCCGTCGACCAGCTTCACCAGAAAGAGCGGCGACGTTACTCCGACCAGCACGGACCCGCTCGGTACCAGGTGGATGCGCATGCGTTCGTCGTCCATCAGCGCGAGCAGGTGTTCGGCCTGTTCGCGGCGCACAGCCTCCGGGGGCCAGGTGAGCGCGCTCTCCGGAAATACGGCCGTCACCATGGGATTGTTGCGCTTCCTCAGATACGCCAATCGCGCACACCTGGCAGTGACCAGTCGTTCAATGGCCGCGCCAGGAAGGGTCGGATTCGCCTCACGGAAGACGATGCGCGCGTAGGAGGGGCACTGGGCCAATCCGGACACCAGCACGGGGGACACGAAGTCAATCGTGATCGCCTCCGCCTGAAGTAATCCGGCATCTTGCATGAAGGACGGCAGCGATCCATCCGTGGTGTCCCGCTGCCAGGTCTTGATGAGCCGCCCTTCGGCGTTCAGTACCCGGTCGAGGTTCTCCACGTGCCCGCGCCTGGGAACGACTTCGCCCTTCTCCCAGCGACAACACGCAGATGGGGAGACTCTTGCCCGGGATGCGAGCTGCCGCTGCGACAATCCGGACAAAACCCGCAGTTTGGTGAGGTGCTGGGGAAAGCGTTGCGTCATAGTGAAAGCGTAGCTCGATATTGAATTGCGCACCCTTACTTTGGGGATAGACGCTCGTTCATGGCGCAATGGCGGTGACGATCCTGATGCTGGCTTCATGGACGAACAAGAAATCAGCTTCCTGGAAGAGACCCACCCGGACATGTACTTCAGCAACGGCGAGGCGGCGGCCGTCATCGGCGTCTGCCCCTCGACCCTGCGGGCGTGGGCGCGCGACGGCCGCCTCGCCGATGTGAAGTCCTTCCGCAGCAAGTACGGCTGGCGCTATTTCCGGGCAGGTGACGTCTTCGCCCTTCGGGACGGCCGAAAGGCGGCCGGACGGGCACCCGGCCCCGCGCCCGAGTAGGGTTCTCGACCGTGACCCCACCCGACTTCCTGGCCCGGGCGCGCACGTTCTACGACGCCTTCGCCGCCGACTACACCGACCGGTTCCGCGACGCGCTCGACGCGATGCCGATGGACCGGGCGATGCTGGGCGTGTTCGCCGAACTCGTGCGGGCGTCGGGGACCGGCCCCGTCGCCGACCTGGGGTGCGGGTCCGGCCGTGTGACGGCCTACCTGCGCGACCTGGGCCTGCCGGTGTTCGGAGTCGACCTCTCCCCCGCGATGGTCGAAGTGGCCCGGCGGGACCACCCCGGCCTGCGCTTCGAGGTGGGCTCGATCCTGGATTTGGACCTGTCCGACGGCTCGGTGGGCGGCGCCCTGGCCTACTACTCGATCATCCACATGCCCCCGGACCGGCTGCCCGAGGCGTTCGCGGAGTTCCACCGGGTGCTGGCCCCGGGCGGGCACCTCATGCTCGCCTTCCAGGTCGGGGACGAGCCCCTGTACCTGGAGCGGCCGCTCG from Nocardiopsis aegyptia harbors:
- a CDS encoding NAD(P)/FAD-dependent oxidoreductase, whose translation is MTHRLLVLGAGYSGLAAARRAHDIARSERADVTVTLVNATPYFVERVRLHQVAAGQDVGVHSLAEALEGTGIDLVVAQVEDVDPDARSVTVRGDRGPRTLGYDSLVLALGSSARAGGVPGADDHALAIADLDGARAVADRIATDRPERVVVVGGGLTGIEAATEIAESHPGIAVELVTGGEVVPSVGARGRAHARRVLHRLGVVLREHARVEEVDARGLVLADGGRVPADLVVWNAGFGASGVAAAIGLAVDDDGRAVVDGSQRSLSHPDVLVVGDAAHTRGAAGEPLRMSCAMGLPMGWNAAGTVLGALTGRTPDTAPFGYLLQCVSLGRRDGLVQFVRADDSPRAFLLTGRTAALVKEYIVAGAYDNARTGGQAAVNLRLVRGVARRYLRRKGAPADAGQGRATSTGASSGVSRGDARKGRMTRSASGVDDSRRA
- a CDS encoding FAD-dependent oxidoreductase; translation: MRAIIIGGAIAGLSTAWWLRREGWETTVVERGPAPSPATGLAALDTPKAADGTLDRGYVIDYFGPGYDTLERMGLRERVHEYGLGLNALRYRRADGRHSARIDSSVPARVTGGRYLTLLRGDLEGVLREALGPEADVRYGTGIEEVHQDDEGVTAVLTDGATERADVLVGADGIHSRTRGLVFGPESRYRRYLGAHAAAYVFTDPELMAVLANEFQAVEAPGVQAGMYRLSDTAGAAFLCHLSPDGSLPQDPQARLREVHGDLGWLVPRLLAACPPRPYYDEVEQILMPGWSDGRVVLVGDACQAVSLMAGQGASMAVAAAEVLGRELGRVAGAGTGSGAGAGAAEEIAAALRRYEGRVKPVIDAKQRAGRSLARWFVPATPARLFVRRQALRLSSTPLAERVMRPFLASPRDTPLEAPVDVARP
- a CDS encoding helix-turn-helix domain-containing protein; its protein translation is MTQRFPQHLTKLRVLSGLSQRQLASRARVSPSACCRWEKGEVVPRRGHVENLDRVLNAEGRLIKTWQRDTTDGSLPSFMQDAGLLQAEAITIDFVSPVLVSGLAQCPSYARIVFREANPTLPGAAIERLVTARCARLAYLRKRNNPMVTAVFPESALTWPPEAVRREQAEHLLALMDDERMRIHLVPSGSVLVGVTSPLFLVKLVDGGRAASSDHVSGNVIIEDSEDFERLSELVKRALGASLPEGQSRKVLEDLL
- a CDS encoding MerR family transcriptional regulator: MDEQEISFLEETHPDMYFSNGEAAAVIGVCPSTLRAWARDGRLADVKSFRSKYGWRYFRAGDVFALRDGRKAAGRAPGPAPE
- a CDS encoding DUF397 domain-containing protein; protein product: MSGWHKSSWSDTGGHCVEVREHTAGADVRDTQNRNAGHLSFSPVEWAALVATAAR
- a CDS encoding TetR/AcrR family transcriptional regulator, which translates into the protein MTKANDQDQTAATSAERGRSSRAKLLAAAVELIPEVGWNAVTTRLVASRAQVRPGLVHYHFDSLPALLRAAVATVLEDVLSDPLAAMTAISDPAEGVVAALREMDEFQGDDPASVLVTEAYLAATRDPELHAVMARIVIETRDSIAAWLREHGTGQPEAAAELVCAFFDGVVLHRALGPVPPAEAYLEPLRRLLAAPAPEGDTR
- a CDS encoding MFS transporter; the encoded protein is MTAEDVASATPEPDRPHADPAQPPTNPKRKVLTASLVGTSIEFYDFYIYATAAVLVFPLLFFPEGDAMAARLQSLATFAIAFVARPVGSWVFGHFGDRVGRKATLVASLLTMGIATVGIGLLPTYAQVGVAAPVLLAVCRFGQGLGLGGEWGGAALLATENAPRAKRAFYGTFPQLGAPIGFFLANGVFLTITQTMSDETFLAWGWRVPFLLSTLLIAIGLWVRLTLHETPAFAKVIASGERVKAPMVEVFRTSGVAVVLGTLIMVATYVLFYLMTVFSLGFGTDAENGLGYDRSQFLVFLLIGVLFFALFTPISGLIADRFGRRPTLITVTVAIIVFGFAMGPLMGSGSTVGVLAFLIIGLSLMGLTFGPMAAQLPELFPTNVRYTGASVSYNVAGLLGASFAPYIATWLAGRFGLNWVGGYLVLVGVITLVALLLSRETKDDSLDAIPSRAAS
- a CDS encoding class I SAM-dependent methyltransferase translates to MTPPDFLARARTFYDAFAADYTDRFRDALDAMPMDRAMLGVFAELVRASGTGPVADLGCGSGRVTAYLRDLGLPVFGVDLSPAMVEVARRDHPGLRFEVGSILDLDLSDGSVGGALAYYSIIHMPPDRLPEAFAEFHRVLAPGGHLMLAFQVGDEPLYLERPLGHEVSLDFQRLRPDDVAALLEAAGLSVRVRAVREPDPGESVPQAYLLARRT